The DNA sequence TCGGTACCAACTCTTTATACTAGCAATTAGGTAGAATATGTAAGTTGTAGTATTAGTTTCGCATGCACTCTGGTTAGACACTGTGTCACCAGATGTCCCTAACAGGATTACGTAGTTCCTGTCGTACACTTCTCCGGTTGCCCAGTGAACCACAAATTGTAAGAAGCTTGCAGACACGCTGAAACCCTCTAAAGCCAGGATCACACTGCATATTAAACTTCTGCCCAACAAAGCACTGCGATGGTGTAGCAATGCACAGGTTTCCCACCAAACTAGCAGACAAAACAGGAGCCCAGTTGGCATGGTAGATGGATGTGCATCACAGGTCCACAAGCTTACGTGATCATCGTTTTCAAGCATGCCTTTGACATCACGGGGCACGAAGTGCCCTTCAAGATTGCAACCGTGACTGGTAATAACGTACGAGCATATAACTAAAATATTGTGCACTGAACAAAACTAGTTTCTTTACCATGATTACTGGATCAATGGCTACTGATTAAGCTGAAAAAGCAGAGCTTAAAACATTTTGCGTCAATATGTACTCCTTTAGGGGGCTCTGAAACACTTTTCCAGCTAATCATAGAATAGCCTCACTATTAAAGGTCGTCGTCTCCTGAATTTCGCACCACAAAGATTTTTCTAATAATTCAAGCATAAACGGAGTTATCGCACTCTTGCGCAACTTCCTCTCACTTTTTTCTCTCTGCTAGTGCCCTGAAAGCTACACAGGGAGGAAGCCAAAGGAGCAAAGACCCGCCTAAAAGTTGAGTGTCTCGGCAGCAAGAGAGCTCGTGGCACTACTTGGAGGTCACAGTAGACTACCCGACACAGCATGCTGCTGCTGTCTAGGAGGCAATGCGCAGCAGACACAGCTGCATGCAGCTGTCGTGCGTAGATAGGCAGAGCGAAGACGAAATtactttttttgtcattttgagatcgcagacatcgatattgacacgtgcacttgtatatctttttcgggtgaccgctttttacggtctaacaaatgttatcgctcagcacgggATGCGCCCGCATGTATCAAAAGTTTCTTGAAGATTATCGATTGTTCTTTCTGCCATCTGttgtcacccaagcttgtgtaatctgactacACGTGCAACGCGagttgtgtagaactttctggaagacacgtgacCACCaacaattactctggaaccttcgatggctgatgtataaaagctgacatgCTTGAAACGCCGACGAGATTTTCGACAATCACCAACTGTCTTTGCCACTGTTGCCATTCTTTGAGTCTAGCCTGTCCttcagggcacaagttcacccaataagcAGCAGTTTcatcattcccagttttgctgctttcttcaccgtcactactactacgtgacatttggtggaggtgctttgtgttcatgtaccggacgccccgacaaagccgtgatccaagcatGAAAGCGGAAGACAAGACCAGCATCACCAAGAATCAGCGAGGTAACCGCAGGCTGCAAGGAATTCTCCCAGAGCACAGATTTTTGCCTGAGAGGACAAGGAAGATTGTTGCCAAGTCAACCCccatggcagccccagcgtcccccatcgtgcctTCCGACCTTCGGTGGATTATCATTTGGAGAACCAGATAACTGGCTGAAAACATATCAAAGGTTTGCTACATTCAATGACTggaactccgacgacaagctctGACATGTGTATTTTGCtgtagaagacgccgccaggatgTGGTTTGAGAACCAGGAATCAACCCCGTCTACATGGGTCCCCTTCCTCAACGGTTTCTTGCAGGCGTTCACGAGCATCCTGCACAAAGAGCAAACCCAAGCTCTACTGGAAGCCCGcatgcagctgccgaatgagaacATCGCAATCTTTACGGAGGAGATGACTTCTTCCGACACGCCGACCCAGACatagaggaagagaaaaaaacttTGCTTCTTGATGCATGGTTTGAAACAAGAGCTTTTCGGCGGATTGATATGCAACCCGCCTAAGACTGTTACCGAATTTATTTCCGAGGCCAAAATAATTGAGAGGACGCTCGATATGCGGACAAAGCAATATAATCGCCGATTGCTGACCGCAAACCGTGCCGATGCTCAAGCACTCGGCAGCGACGACCTGCGGGAGACCATCAGAGCGGTCATTCGCGAGGAACTCCAGAAGCTCTTTCCAAGGTCGCAGCCTCAGGTGGCCTcaatcgctgacatcgtcaaatAAGAGGTTCAGCGATCCTTAAGTTCGTGAGGTGCAACCATAATCAACGCAGCCCCAGCCAAAAgtgatgacctacgccaccgtcggctgccgtcaaggtccccctccgcgaccacgtcAGGGCCCTGTAACAATGCAATTCTGTCGTCCACCGCTGCCGCCATCACGCCTACCCATCATCCAGTGAAACTGCCCAAGGAAGACTGATGTCTGGCGCGCTCCCGactaccgcccgctctgctaccactgcggagaagcgggtctcATCtcctgccgatgcccatacctAGAGATGGGACTGCGACAGTTTGCCGTTAAAGCACTGTGACTACACCTTGGCgtacgacctcgcgatatcgccgactacctcgccgccactccgTGGAGCCCTCGATGACCGTACCGTTCGCCgccaccaggccgctacctgtcactgTAGCactgaccatacactggcccagcccggggccagtccgtgagcccatatccagaaaactaaaagcagcaaccgatggaggtgcggttgctgttcgttgaacGGACAAAGATACTCCGCCACCGATGAAGACGGCGAAGTCTTTCTCGACGCTACACCAATGAGATGctgccatcccgacgaagcctagaAACAAAGAATACgctgacgaaagacgacctgacaacATAATGTACCAACCACAGGTCAACGCGGTCACAGCGGTCAGCAAATGGGCCaacagtgcccgctgcttcacctatttcaccGCGCCGGTAGCCAGCATCCGAGCGTAAACTCGACCCTACTACGCCTACTActatgccggcatgcctagggacaaacgcatacaatgCACGCTAAGAAGCCTGCTCCGAAGTTCCTAGGcacagtcatatattcaaggagcaaaagcccccacattttctctctcacacTCGCTATTACTCATGCTTGTGCACAAATGGCTCGCGATCCCTCAAATAAACTTCTCGTCATCTATGCAGGTCTGGcgttcagtaggtcgtggtcgTATTGGTACCGCGGCTAAAGTGGCGTTAGGCATggcgttatcgtaatggcaccaaacaggcaaATGCCAcaaacaaaaagttgtgctagccgcagagacCTCGTCAAACATTCAAGCCGGCTGGGGCTTTAACATTGATGAGAAAACTGCCTGTCGTTGGAGGGGGCAATGAGAGATGCCTTTTGCGCGTGCTGCAATGAGGAGATGAtagcgataaggaagataagcgtgcaacaacagagaggagctgttcaccgtgATCATGCTGCATTTCGACGCGTACAAGCCGTGCCACACTGTCCGCGCATGTGAGCTTGCAAGCGTACGAGGCTAACAGCGATGATCACACAGAATGAGCTCGGTacgttcatattaaataaatactgttttcattttgtgaacgctgtcctcactcTTTTGTTCAGCttacattcgaggtaagttttTAAAATATGCTTCAGACTTCGGACATTCAGGGGTCGGCTTAGACTCGgggccggcctagattcgagtaaatacggtggGTAAATTTCACAAAAACAGAAGCATGAAGTTTCAAAATCTGTAACTCCACACCAAAAACATACATTGGAGTTCcataaactgcatctgttagagaaTTTCAAACGGGACAAATCTGATATATGAGCTTAACGTGTATGTGAAATTGTTACTATGTTTACAAGGGTTTCGTAAAAGTCCTAGTCACAGATTAGTGCTATATTACAGAGCTTGTATATATGAACTTTGTACAGaagtactattagatgcagtttacagaattgctgATTTACAGTTGTTAGAACCGAGTTAGAGTTGCAAAAATGAAACATGAGTTTGTTAAAATTTTGCAATTTCCAAGAATACTTTTTTAAttattggcagaaatccactgcCTACAGTGACTAACTTTAACTTctttctttaaatgcaacaagccttaGCAAgactggtgcagtggttgccaagaaaatccgtttccctgctcttatgtatttagataggaactcccgagctaaagcttcctcttaactcgcATATTCAAAAAACCCATATACCCATAAGGGAACACAGAGGCTCTTGTATGGTGTCCCATTTGATCATATGGGAGTACTGGATAAAAAGAAGGGTTGTGGCATTTGTGTATATGGTATACCAAACGATGATATGAGATTACTGGATACGGGGTTACGAGAGACATCTTTTTTACCGCTGTTGCGTGACTGGGTGTGATGCGAGTTGATGAGGCAAGCATTCACTTATACATGCAGCACTCACACAGCTCCTGGGAGAGGGAGGGGAACTCGTAGATGTGCTCGcatgtgttcttgctgttggggATGCAGAAGCCAAACTCAAAGTCAAATGTCTTGAGCAGCTTGTCACGGAAGAAATGCCGCTCAATCATGCGGAACTTGCTCACGGGCTTGCTCCCCACTGTGAACTCCACTCTGAAAGGCCAGGAATAAAAATGCGAGAGAGGGCAATGAAATGCAATGCCAGGCACCACGCAGCAGGCAAGTTTGCGTTGTATGCACCCCAGCACGTTCCACATATGAAAGGGAAAACTATCATTCATTTGAGAGTGGCATAAAGCAACAAAGGAAGCCTGAAACTGGCTTTTTGGGAAGAAAGCGtagcagctgaagaaaaattcgtcctggtccagatATCAAACCTGAGACCAACGCCCTGAAGGAGCCTTGCAAGCTGATAGCAATGCTCTGCTTATTGCTCCTTCCTTCGCTTTTTTGCCTTTCGATGAAAACGTTCCCACAGAAATTTTTGGAGAAGGACCTAATAATAGAGATTTGAAGACTGCAATGCTTACTGACCCCATTCCTCCTCTACATAATGTTTCCTCTCAGCTGGGGCAGCGCTGATAGCAATGCTCTGCTTATTGCTCCTTccttagcttttcttttttttcttttcatggtaCACATAATCGTAACCTTTAAAGTTTGTTGTCCGACAAAGGTGCTCAAGTGTGACCAAGAAGCACTGTTGGGATGACATGCTGACAGTGCCGCTTCCTCATCTGCTAGAAGACTGGAGTGGTGTGCTCACATGTGGAAGCTTTTGCTTGGGATTAACTTTAGATCGCAAGCATTCACCCCATGGCTGGCATCTATGGACTGCCGCATGGGCCTATGAAGTCATAGATAGGGCACAATAAAGGGAGCCTTGAAAGCCACAGAGGAGAATGAGTAATCTTTTATGCGAGATTGTGGGCTCCCTGCTGCATATAGAAGAATAATATTTGGCAGACATGTTCATGGCAACCGCGTCTAAAATTGTGAACGTTTTCTAACCCTGTTCAAAAAGTTGTTGCAGTGCCAATTTAAACCCATTTGGGTTTCCCTTGTGGCTCAATGCTGATCTCAGgtagatgacaatttttcctttcaatAAACTTTTTCCACCTTATAGATTTCTGCAGGCTATTCCAAATGAGTGAAATGTGTCACGCTTACCAGGATCAGTTATATGAGCGACAAGAGCCCAGGCTCCTGCTGTACATGTTGCCTCGCAGGCTAACAGGCTGCCTACTGCACTAAATAAAACAAAGCTCAGGGTAAACTGTGATTTGCTTACTCAAATACTACATGCAAAACACGAAAATGCTCTAATCAGAAAACCACTCGCAAGCCATAAGCTTTGGCCGTGCGAAACTGGAGTGTCCACAGTGTCTGCAACTCCCAACGACCCTCAAGGCACATTGGGCTACCTGATGGGTGAACTGTACTGGCAGAGttggccatcatgaaatttcaagCAAATTTTATTTGaatgcagcgcaacaccaaacaAAAGTCTGTAAACCAATTTTCAACTGTCTTGGCACACTGAAAACAAACAATCCTATTTACAATTTTTTCTGACATTTTCACTGCGTAGTTTGTGTCCGAAACATCGGGTGGTTCCTTGTCAGCCACCAATGGTCGTGTTGCTCTGCATAGCAGTCGGGGCGCAGTTTCATGTTTGAGCGAATAGTCATAAGACAGCCTCATGTAAATCCCGCACCTTTTAAatatctggaaaaaaaaagaaactgtggaCCTCACACGAGTAAATGCAGTAGGTCTCTTGCAGAATAATCTATCTCATGGAACTTCCTTTCATTTCAGCACAGGACGAGCAAAAGTGCGTGAATTTAAATGCAAATTCAGTGTTAAACATAAGCATTTAGTGTTAAATGTAACCATCTGTTGGAAATTCGTTGACCTGccacggtagctcagtggctatggtgttgtgctgctgagctcgaggtcatgggttTGATACCCTGCCGCAGTGGCCATAGTCCGATTTGGGCAGAATGCAGAAATGCCTGTCTACCTTGCTatgagtgcatgttaaagaaccccagagtTTCAACActaatctggagtcctccactgcagcttgcctcataatcagattatggttctggcacgtaataccccagaattaATATATTTTTTAGAAAGTAGTCTAGTTGGGCAAGTAATACTATAACTGGAAAAATTTACACGCTCACCAACACATAAGTAAAAGGTTCGTTATGTTGCATGTAGACACGGGTGACGTGCAAGCCTATGGGTGCTATAGCacacacgacgctatcggccctcggcGCGCCTAGACGCCTGcactgtctccatcgcagatcgtatGCAAGACAGGGCTTGCGCGACTGCACCGtatgcagcagccgccagagtagaacgcctcATAGCAAGCATTTGCTTACTATCTTAATTACTTAACATGTCAGCGCagacaggcaaacatgaacactccACATTTGACGactgcagacactcgctgtcaaaacactggcccTAAAGCAGACTGCTTTCAAGATAAAACCTGCACACGACGTCCCCTTTCTTCCCTCGGAGCCATGCACGCAATTAAATACAGTGCGCTGCCTCCCCTTGCGCATGCGAGAGTGAGCCGATCGTCGGCTCACCATCACACACGTTCACTTGCACACACAGCTTACGGCGCGCGAGGATGACGTCATCACGAGACGAACCTGGTACATATGCATCGCAAAGAAAACCTGTAGCGAacgccagaggaggtcaacctaAAGGGTCCACCCAGCGTGCACCTTGCTCCTCCATGACACTTCGCTTCATTTCTCCATCCTCACCTTGTTCAATGTTAGCAACACATTCCTCTAGGTGGAGTGACTGCCGCGCACTCAGTGCCCTCTTTTGTACTTTCCTTGGCGCGCGATTCTCTTCCCCTCTGGGCACCTTCCTcattcgcttgcttcgcggcttcaaaCAGACACCGCCGATTTCACGAGGTGGCTAGTCATGCTTGCGCGTAAAAGCAAGAGTGTTTACTAATGTGACCCAACTTATTGAGAACAACTTGGCCCCTTCTTCAACTGTTACTATGATGGAGCAGTAATTACTTCTTTAAATTACTAGTTATATGAACAATGGCCTTTGTTACATTGCATGAAACAAGTACAGCTGGCCCCATCACCACAAAACGTAGCTAGCAACTTAAAAAGGTGCCGGTGCTGTCTTTGTGGCATTGTAGAAGGGGCAGACTTCAATTCAATACAGTTTATTTCATGTTCCAGTGACATGATTTAGTGCTGAAAGATTGCGATACATTACTAAGTCGTGTTCCTCTTCATACTGATGCACTTTATACACTGTAAACCATAAGCCTGTCAAGCAACTATTCCACCATACTGTGTCAAATTCTGACTTCGCTAAATGCGGAAACGTTTAGGAGAGAGACTCACGTGGCCCCCACCGTCTTGAGCTTGAGGAACTGTGGAGTGAACTGGTACCGGACAAAGCGCCCTGCGTTGGGGTCCTGGCACTCGCCCTCGAGTTGCTGCTCTTCGCCTGCGGCGTCCCCATCTGTAAGCGTACAAGATGCAAAGTTGATGCACACAGCCCAGGGCTTCCTCCTTGACCCAGACTATGAAAACCTTGGGTGCATTTTGCAAAAAAGTTGCCCGCAGCCTTGCTCTGCACAAAGAGCGGGATGTGAACGTGAGTTCGCTTTTGCAGCTTGGCACAACCCACTGCAATTCTGCGTCACAAAGGCACATCCCCCTGCTACTGCAAGGAAGGTCTGCTTGTTGCATGAGAGGAGCTTTACTTAATTAATGAAGAAACCCCATACAAAAAAATCCCAATGCCACACTGTCCCACGAATGAGAACAGCATGGGCGCGCAAAAGGGCTTGTGCTCCAGATCCAACAGCAATTTCCGATATAGCACAGCTGCACACAAGTACATGCAACGACTTTATGAAAGGGAACGTACTGTGCATACGTCGGCTTCCTAGGAACCACCAAAGGGCAACTAGGAAAGGCTCGACAGCTACTAGAGCCAGCAATGAGCACCAGGAAGAGCTACGAATGTGAAGCCGCAGCTACAGTTGAGCAATAAAAGCTCGAAGCACCACCTGTTGTTGCTAACATCTGTAAAGCTTCTCGCAGTCACCTAGCGATGGCGCAGTAAGAGGCCCCTGCCGAATGCGGCACATGTGCTTGTGCGTCCTTTTTCATAATAGGCACTGTGCACAGTGGACTGTGTCTTCCTTCTACCAATTTTAAAAGAAGGTTCTGCACTTATTGCTACTGCATCTTCCCTAAAATTTTGCAGCAAGTTCGTACATCTTGGGCTGCATCATTCAACGAAACACTTGGCATCTCTGCCTTGTCCAgttcctgaagaaaaaaaattatacccCACTGTTCTAGGTGCATCTTGCCACGAGAAATGGAGACTGATGTAGGAAAGTGGACTGGCTTTCATTGCATGTTCGTAACTATAAGACCCGAAAAAACCATGCAAACAATGGCACCAAGTACTTTGCCGAATGATGGGGCCTAAAATATGCAATCttgctgcgaaatttgagcaaaaAATGAAGCAGCGGTCAGCGTGACATCTTTTTAAATGATTAGCATGGAAACGCAAAGTAGTGCTGCATTGTATGATGCTGGAATGAATGTTCCTTGTGTGCCTGTTCATGGACGATCAACGCAGTGGCAATGTGCATGCAGCGCTGCCCACAACAGATCTCAATCAGACCTCTCTTCACTACCACAACTGACAGgcctcgttataacaaagttgCATCCAATACAGAAATATCTCCataatattcattataagcatacatTCATTACACACTATTATCAGTTACAAAAATGttaaatttgcttcattatatataATCTGCTATAGTATTTATGTTTGTTATATTGGAGTTTAACTGTACCACCAGGCTTACGTTACGTACAGTCGTGTCCAATGTGTGCTGCAACACGGTGCCCATGGTTGAGGGGGCACAAGGACCGCACAGTGgcacttaccgtatttactcgcataatgatcacactttcttGTTGAAAAAATTTGAcgcaaatttaggggtgcgatcattaggcGGGTTAAATTGCCTGCAAAAAGatcttttttttcatcccacgtttgctgcgggatgacaacaggtcaacaaacaggcggcttctgctgtaacagtgcgggacaccaaaacaaaaatggcggctagCAGAGCAAGCCAAATGCACCCAACGCAAttgtttttcttctcgtgagtacattaagCACACTGAAACTGTTTCTTTGGTATCAGTATTGAATAacatcgttaatatcggcaagtctgtGATAATAAtgcagccatgtccactttgaggggacagaaacagagatgggcgcacatagctgccagtgacatagaaacacatggcgggcatgctgcggaaactgcggcatttgtcttcactactatcctgaTATGGCACGTTTCCATTAAGGGTGGGGGAATATCTTAACTGTGTTACAAGAGTCGGCGTATatatagggtacacttctaacgtatcagtgtgaACGTAGTCACTATTGTTGCCGCTCACGATTtcttgcgtgcccacgagtgcagacaagaagaatcgaaaggtgccttttttgttgttgttgttcactaAAACCAtaatgaagcctacaaataataaagccaaggtaagtttagttgtagcttttttttcatggaagtgcggaaagtgaggaatggaatggggcatctgcttaagaatgtttggtgcatgcagaccgcttggtatgtcttcgaGAGTCGTTtgtgtagcattcgacagcattcgacagatggtaggCGCGATCaccattagctagacttggcacacgacatatcgctgggACAAGTTCGGGGTCCGACcattacacaggaaagaaaaaaattgaattttgacgacaaaattcaggggtgcaatcattatgtgagtgcgatcattatgcaagtaaatacagtacataTGACAAATTGAAGAAAGCCATTTGAATTATTGAAATTTGTTAAACCAATTTTTTATGTGTTGGCCCTGTCCCGCTGTCTTGGAGCCCCTTGGACCACGAGCACCGTGTTGCAGCTCACACTGAACGTGACTGTACGTGTTGTCCCGTGGCACCTAATTTTCTACACTCTGTCACACTGTCCAGTGAACAAGAGTGGCATCCTGTCTGAGCTGCAACTTAAATTCAACGCACTGGCTTGGCTGCTGCGACGTTTAATAGAGCTTAAGGTCATGTTGTCCATTGAGCAAAAATATGTGCGATTAATTATAGAGGCTGCACATTGCATTAGTAGAAGCTATACAAGAATCCATGACATGTTACAAGTGCATGTTATGGATAGAATTCGTTGTTGCTTTTTGATATCAATGTATGTGTATTATTTAATCAAGAACATGTGGCTGGTGCCTGACAGTGACAAAAGCAAATGAATTATAAATCAGCTGCTGTAATCCAGTAGCACCTAAATGGCTGGTTGAGCCAAGCTCAGCAACCCCGATGGCATTCCCAGCCATAGTACAGTCATACCTGTATCCTGTGCATTGGCGCACCATAGCAAAACTTGGCTGCTGCACcaaagaaactttgcataggtGCAAATAAGCCACAGTGCCATCTGCATCAGAAGTTTAACCCTGTAATGTCCAATGTATCATACCATGCTAAGCCATTTTGATACCTCAAAATCCAGATCTAAGCACAGGAATCGTAATGCACAGCATATAGAAGTTTTTCTGATATGCTAGAGAAAGTCCCTCTACAGTTGTAGATAGTTCAGCAAGCCACTTACTAATACAATAACTACTGTACTAACGTACTCTCCATGGCCAAAAGTAAAGGTGGACAAGTTATTAGGATTTCCCTGGATGTAGTGCTGCGCTTGGGCATCCCAGTGTTAAAGGCCCCACTGCAAATCACTGCAAGTCTTCGCAGACTGCTAGACAGTCTTCTGCAGCATTGGACGGTGCGAGGCTCATTTGATCATACAGCTACAGTATAATGACTGCTGTGTGGTCTACAGCTCATGCCACACCCGACACCGTACAGTATCTGTAACCATATCATGGAGCCTAAGTGGTTACTGTGGTAGCATGTGCCATCTGCTTTGCCAGCAGCCAGAAAACACATTTTGTCAAGCCAGACTTGACGAAATGCACGCGTCAGAGGTGTGAGTGCATGCCCAAGCGCAAGAGGCAAAAAGCCATGAAAAGAATCGTAGCACTCGCGCATCAGAATCAAAGTAGCTTCAGCGCAGAACCTATGCACTTGATGCGCATTTATGGGACCTACAGTGGAAACTTAAATGGACAGCAACAAGTGAATCAATTGGTTGTCAGCAGTTATGTCAATTGTATTACAGCTTTTGGCAGTGGCTGGGTGAGGTTTTACCTTGGTAAAAGGTACTGCCTCAAAAGGATTGCCTAGTATGTGAACGGACATAAATAAAtggcagaaattaaaaaaaaattcaccagtTGTGAGACATCAGTACAGTAATTAAATTAAGTGCACAAGGTGCAAACTGCCAGTAAAACACTGCTTGGTGCCATTGTTGCAAAAGCCGGTAAATTTGTAACCATCTGAGAAACAGCATTAGGTTGACCCTGCTCTTTTGAAGCCTGCAGGTTAGTTCAAATCTGTGCCGGGCAAGTAACAATGCCGACTCACTTCCAGTGCGACACATAAATGCCCAGGATCAAAAACATGTACAGCAAACTCGCCCTCCCTCACAAAGCATAACCATCACAGTGGCTAAGTGCTACAGCACTCTACTGCCAAGCACAAGGTCATGGGTTTAATTCACAATCAAGGCAGCTATATTCTGATGGGGGCAGAGTGCAAAAATGcacgtgtgcttaggtttaggagCATGTTAAGAAACTTCCCAGTGGTCAAGATTAATTCAGAGCCCTTGACTACAGTGTCTCATAGGCCCAACACAGTTTGGATATGAATCGATCAATCACGAATCCATCCTCACCAGGTGTAGACGGGGGCGGCGGCTTTGCGATTTCAAACAGCACCATGCCACTCTCCATGTCTCGGATCTTGAAGCGTGTGAAGTCAATGTCGTAGACATTGGCATCAGGGGAGCAGAGGTATcctggtgaaaaagaaaggcaagaaagaaCATGTGCGATTAGGTAAATTAAAGACTCAAAATCTCCAGTTTTCTTTAGTCGCCAAACATTATTTTTATGTAGTACTACAAGAGCCATTAATCCACAAGCTCTGTTAAATTCAACAAATTTATTATATGCCACCACACTGACTCAAAAGATATTTTGCTCTAGTTTTCCAGTTTCTGTTCAGAAAGAatcaactaaaaaaagaaagaaagaaagaaagaaagaagaagaaagaaaggaaggtctTCTTGAGCTAACTGAGGGGCCTTTACTACGAAAACTGGCCTTGAAGATAATTGACAAGACCTATCTTTTATGCAAATTATCGACTATCTGTGAAATGTGCTTCAACCACCTCCTTTGTAAGATGAAATAAAAGGAACAAAGGGACACCATATCTTGCAACAACCATATTATTGTCCTAGTGTGGCAAAGACGACGATAAGAGGATAAATCGTCATTTAAAGGAAACATAACaaagaagaagacaaagaagaagTGACTATCGCATGGTATTACACAGACAGTTCTTGTTACGTCA is a window from the Dermacentor variabilis isolate Ectoservices chromosome 3, ASM5094787v1, whole genome shotgun sequence genome containing:
- the unc-119 gene encoding unc-119 lipid binding chaperone, with protein sequence MSAVKNSNVPNPPSSKKRSGGFLRQAKSRKDHPADLEPITEEELAKKESISPEDVLRLQKITEGYLCSPDANVYDIDFTRFKIRDMESGMVLFEIAKPPPPSTPDGDAAGEEQQLEGECQDPNAGRFVRYQFTPQFLKLKTVGATVEFTVGSKPVSKFRMIERHFFRDKLLKTFDFEFGFCIPNSKNTCEHIYEFPSLSQELCDEMIANPFETRSDSFYFVDDKLIMHNKADYAYNGGLQHQ